The following proteins are encoded in a genomic region of Tenacibaculum sp. 190524A05c:
- the argH gene encoding argininosuccinate lyase — MKLWKKEFSLDKAIENFTVGNDREIDIHIAKYDVIASKAHAMMLASVGIISSEESEALIKELDLILQQIENNEFIIEQDFEDVHSKIEFELTKKLGETGKKIHTARSRNDQVLVALQLYYKNELLTIIEQVKTLFNTLISLAEQYKDKLLPGYTHLQVAMPSSFGLWFSGYAETLLDDIELLSSSLKIVDQNPLGSAAGYGSSFPIDRLMTTEELEFATLKYNVIAAQMARGKNERIIASSLGNLGNTLSKFSMDICLYMSQNFGFITFPDELTTGSSIMPHKKNPDVFELVRGKCNQIQALQTEMLLLTNSLPSGYHRDYQLLKENMIKAFENLKTILKIFNYSINQVIVKDVDMNDEKYKYLYTVDNINTLVTNGMSFRDAYLKISSEVENGTYVSDASKDHSHVGSIHNLSLDKIKEKLAAKF; from the coding sequence ATGAAACTTTGGAAAAAAGAATTTTCTTTGGACAAAGCCATTGAAAATTTTACTGTTGGAAACGATAGAGAAATCGATATCCATATTGCAAAATACGATGTAATAGCTTCAAAAGCTCATGCAATGATGTTAGCATCCGTAGGTATTATTTCATCGGAAGAATCAGAAGCTCTAATTAAAGAACTTGATTTGATTTTACAACAGATTGAAAACAATGAATTTATCATAGAACAAGATTTTGAAGATGTTCATTCTAAAATTGAATTTGAACTCACTAAAAAACTTGGAGAAACCGGTAAAAAAATTCATACGGCAAGATCAAGAAATGATCAAGTTTTAGTGGCTTTACAATTATATTATAAAAATGAATTATTGACTATTATTGAACAAGTCAAAACACTTTTCAATACACTTATTTCATTAGCAGAACAATATAAAGATAAGTTACTTCCTGGTTATACTCATTTACAAGTAGCAATGCCGTCTTCTTTTGGATTATGGTTTTCAGGATATGCAGAAACGCTGTTAGATGACATAGAGTTACTTTCATCTTCACTTAAAATTGTCGATCAAAATCCGTTAGGTTCAGCTGCTGGTTATGGTAGTTCTTTTCCTATTGATAGACTAATGACGACAGAAGAACTTGAATTTGCAACGTTAAAATATAACGTAATTGCCGCTCAAATGGCAAGAGGAAAAAACGAAAGAATTATTGCTAGTTCTTTAGGAAATTTAGGGAATACGTTGAGTAAATTTTCTATGGATATTTGTTTGTATATGAGTCAGAATTTTGGCTTTATTACATTCCCTGATGAGTTAACTACTGGTAGTAGTATTATGCCTCACAAGAAAAATCCTGATGTATTTGAATTGGTAAGAGGTAAATGTAATCAAATTCAAGCTTTACAAACAGAAATGCTGTTACTTACTAATAGTTTACCAAGTGGTTATCACAGAGATTATCAATTGTTAAAGGAAAATATGATTAAGGCTTTTGAAAATTTGAAGACTATTTTAAAGATTTTCAATTATAGTATTAATCAAGTAATTGTGAAAGATGTTGATATGAATGATGAGAAATACAAATATCTTTACACCGTAGATAATATCAATACATTAGTTACAAATGGCATGTCTTTTAGAGATGCTTATTTAAAAATAAGCAGTGAAGTAGAAAATGGAACTTATGTGTCAGATGCTTCAAAAGATCACAGCCATGTAGGTAGTATTCATAATTTATCTTTAGATAAAATAAAGGAAAAGTTAGCTGCTAAATTTTAG